The following proteins are co-located in the Anaerolineae bacterium genome:
- a CDS encoding glycine C-acetyltransferase — protein sequence MQDRLAWITDELHSLRQQGLYIHIRTIESAQGAWLTVDGKRVLNFCSNNYLGLANHPRLRQAAKDAVDAFGVGPAAVRTIAGTMSLHLDLERRLAQFKGVEDAVFLQSGYNANLAAITTLVGREDVIFSDELNHASIIDGCRLSRAEIVRYAHCDPDDLRAKVGEVMARSARPRRGLVITDGVFSMDGDIAPLPDLVPIAEEHGLMFMVDDAHGEGVLGRAGRGIVDHFGLHGRVDVEVGTLSKAIGVVGGVVAGSRVVVEYLRQRGRPFLFSSAVTVPDTAACLAAVEMLESSEGLVQKLWHNTAYLKEGLRGLGFDTGASQTPIVPVMLGEAPLAQEFSRRLFEEGVFAMAIGYPTVPQGKARIRVMNSASHSREDLDFGLRAFEKVGRGLGVVG from the coding sequence ATGCAAGACCGGTTGGCCTGGATCACCGACGAACTGCACTCCCTGCGCCAGCAGGGCCTCTACATACACATCCGCACCATCGAGTCGGCCCAGGGGGCCTGGCTCACCGTGGACGGCAAGCGCGTCCTCAACTTCTGCTCCAACAACTACCTGGGCCTGGCCAACCACCCCCGCCTGCGCCAGGCGGCCAAGGACGCCGTGGACGCCTTCGGCGTCGGCCCCGCGGCCGTGCGCACCATCGCTGGCACCATGAGCCTCCACCTCGACCTCGAGCGGCGGCTGGCCCAGTTCAAGGGCGTGGAGGACGCCGTCTTCCTCCAGTCCGGATACAACGCCAACCTGGCCGCCATCACCACCCTGGTGGGGCGCGAGGACGTCATCTTCTCCGACGAGCTCAACCACGCCAGCATCATAGACGGCTGCCGCCTCTCCCGCGCCGAGATCGTCCGCTACGCCCACTGCGACCCCGACGACCTGCGGGCCAAGGTGGGGGAGGTGATGGCGCGGTCAGCACGTCCGCGCCGGGGCTTGGTCATCACCGACGGCGTCTTCAGCATGGACGGCGACATCGCTCCCCTGCCCGACCTGGTGCCCATCGCCGAGGAGCACGGCCTCATGTTCATGGTGGACGACGCCCACGGCGAGGGGGTCCTGGGCCGAGCTGGACGGGGCATCGTGGACCACTTCGGGCTCCATGGCCGGGTGGACGTCGAGGTGGGCACGTTGAGCAAGGCCATCGGCGTGGTGGGCGGGGTGGTGGCGGGAAGCCGCGTCGTCGTCGAGTACCTGCGCCAGCGCGGCCGTCCCTTCCTCTTCTCCAGCGCCGTCACCGTGCCCGACACGGCCGCCTGCCTGGCGGCGGTAGAGATGCTGGAGAGCTCCGAGGGTCTGGTGCAGAAGCTGTGGCATAACACCGCCTACCTGAAGGAGGGGCTGAGGGGGCTCGGGTTCGACACTGGCGCCAGCCAGACGCCCATCGTCCCCGTCATGCTGGGCGAGGCACCCCTGGCCCAGGAGTTCTCTCGGCGGTTGTTCGAGGAGGGGGTGTTCGCCATGGCCATCGGCTACCCCACCGTGCCCCAGGGCAAGGCCCGCATCCGCGTGATGAACTCCGCGTCGCACAGCCGGGAAGACCTGGACTTCGGGCTGCGGGCGTTCGAGAAGGTGGGGCGGGGGCTGGGGGTGGTGGGGTGA
- a CDS encoding radical SAM protein: protein MQSSLVYGPVPSRRLGRSLGVNNIPPKVCTYACVYCQLGGSNAAAPRRSPFYRPADIAEAAAERLAEARERGEAADYVTLVPDGEPTLDVNLGQVIAALTDLGSPVAVISNASLIWQPEVREALCQADWVSLKADAADEPTWQRVNRPHADLQLERVQEGMLAFRRQFRGTLATETMLVSGVNDAEAQVQDVAAFLEELEPDISYISIPTRPPALGWVNAAPEESLHYAYQAFTERGLRTELLIGYEGDAFAASGDAEADLLSVTAVHPMREEAVAELLRRDGAGWEVLEGLIRERKLVGLDYGGHRFYMRRLPGRREP from the coding sequence ATGCAGAGCAGTCTGGTCTACGGCCCCGTACCATCCAGGCGTCTCGGTCGCAGCCTGGGGGTGAACAACATACCGCCCAAGGTCTGTACTTACGCCTGCGTATACTGCCAGCTGGGCGGCTCCAACGCCGCCGCCCCGCGGCGGTCCCCCTTCTACCGGCCCGCCGACATCGCCGAAGCCGCAGCGGAGCGGCTGGCGGAGGCGCGGGAGCGCGGGGAGGCAGCGGACTACGTCACCCTGGTTCCCGACGGCGAGCCCACCCTGGACGTCAACCTGGGACAGGTGATAGCCGCGCTCACCGATTTGGGGTCTCCGGTGGCCGTCATCTCCAACGCCAGCCTGATCTGGCAGCCCGAAGTGCGGGAGGCGCTCTGCCAGGCCGATTGGGTGTCGCTCAAGGCCGATGCGGCCGACGAGCCCACCTGGCAGCGGGTGAATCGGCCGCATGCCGACCTGCAGCTGGAACGGGTCCAGGAGGGGATGCTTGCCTTCCGCCGACAGTTCCGGGGGACCCTGGCCACCGAGACCATGCTGGTGAGCGGGGTAAACGATGCTGAGGCCCAGGTACAGGATGTGGCCGCCTTTCTGGAGGAGTTGGAGCCTGACATCAGCTACATCTCCATTCCCACGAGGCCTCCCGCGCTCGGCTGGGTAAACGCCGCCCCGGAGGAGTCGCTGCACTACGCCTATCAGGCCTTCACCGAGCGGGGCCTGAGGACCGAGCTCCTCATCGGCTACGAGGGCGACGCCTTCGCCGCCAGCGGCGACGCCGAGGCCGACCTGCTTAGCGTCACCGCCGTGCATCCCATGCGCGAGGAGGCGGTGGCCGAGTTGCTGCGACGAGACGGCGCCGGGTGGGAGGTGCTCGAGGGGCTGATCCGGGAGAGGAAGCTAGTCGGCCTGGACTACGGGGGGCACCGGTTCTACATGCGCAGGCTGCCGGGGCGACGGGAGCCCTGA
- a CDS encoding DUF2442 domain-containing protein: MTTSDVRPGERVRDVHLDEDTLSVDLADGRAIAVPLAWYPRLLRTTPEQRANWQIAGGGYGIHWPDIDEDLSTEGLLRGAPAPCGTELARG; this comes from the coding sequence ATGACTACTTCAGACGTCAGGCCCGGTGAGCGCGTGCGGGATGTGCACCTCGATGAGGATACCTTGAGCGTAGACCTTGCCGACGGGCGCGCTATAGCAGTGCCCCTGGCGTGGTATCCCCGCCTGCTGCGCACCACTCCCGAACAGCGCGCTAACTGGCAGATAGCCGGGGGCGGCTACGGCATCCACTGGCCTGACATCGACGAGGACTTGAGCACAGAGGGCCTGCTGCGGGGCGCACCCGCCCCCTGTGGCACCGAGCTAGCCAGGGGGTGA
- a CDS encoding DUF4160 domain-containing protein, with product MPTVLRSGPYRPLFVSHDSDEPPHVHVDRDDQSTKFWLSPVALARNLGLSPRELRLVERMIVEHQ from the coding sequence ATGCCAACTGTGCTCAGGAGCGGCCCGTACCGCCCCCTCTTCGTCAGCCATGACTCGGACGAGCCGCCGCACGTGCACGTTGACCGAGATGATCAGTCCACCAAGTTCTGGCTCAGTCCGGTAGCCCTGGCTCGCAACCTCGGACTCAGCCCGAGAGAACTGCGCCTCGTCGAACGGATGATCGTGGAGCACCAATAG
- a CDS encoding DUF2283 domain-containing protein, which produces MRITFDSEVDALYIGFVETTAATVPVAAGIAANYAADGRIAGIETSDARQRFGDPGVFRRAVLEDVALERPAL; this is translated from the coding sequence GTGAGGATCACGTTCGACAGTGAAGTAGATGCCCTGTACATTGGCTTCGTCGAGACAACTGCAGCCACAGTGCCTGTGGCCGCGGGCATCGCCGCGAACTACGCCGCGGACGGGCGAATCGCCGGTATAGAGACTTCCGATGCGCGCCAGCGCTTCGGCGACCCGGGCGTGTTCCGGCGTGCAGTGCTGGAAGACGTGGCCCTGGAGAGGCCGGCCCTCTAG